CGCTCGTAATAGCGGTTCAACGCCTGCAGGATCATGACTTGACCTCCGCGCCCTGCCACGGCGGTACCTCGATGACGCCTGCTTTCAACTGTGCGCGAAAGAAGCGCGGCGTCATATCCCGGGCGAAATCGATATCGTGCAGCATCCAGCCCAGGTCCTTGTCCGCATCGCGTGCGGGATGCCCGTCGGGTAGCGGTTGCCCGTCCTCGATCAGGGCAAAGTGGGCGGGAAACTCGCGCACGCCCAGGCAGGGTGCGTGGAAGTGCTGCCCCTTGCGGGCGCGGCGGTTGAAGATGTCCAGATGCTTGCCCACCGAATCGTCCGGCCCGGCTTTGTCGGTGAGCTCGAAGTGGGCCTCGATCACATAGGCCACATCGCGCAGCACCGTCGCGGCACGCTGCTGGCGATCCTCATCGACATACGCCAC
This region of Thauera sp. JM12B12 genomic DNA includes:
- the cas5c gene encoding type I-C CRISPR-associated protein Cas5c; the protein is MTYGIRLHVWGERACFTRPEMKVERVSYDVITPSAARGILEAVHWKPAIRWVVDRIHVLKPIRFESIRRNEVGGKLSPASVSKAMKAGSTAGLVAYVDEDRQQRAATVLRDVAYVIEAHFELTDKAGPDDSVGKHLDIFNRRARKGQHFHAPCLGVREFPAHFALIEDGQPLPDGHPARDADKDLGWMLHDIDFARDMTPRFFRAQLKAGVIEVPPWQGAEVKS